A genome region from Hymenobacter tibetensis includes the following:
- a CDS encoding tetratricopeptide repeat protein — MKKIILTLVAAAALTSASAQNSAVTNAILNQKQGLLDKARTEIDKAITNEKTSTKAKTWYTRGEIYDAMTSNPIYGKSLQPGEGTKVAYDSYKKAIELDGKDGEFGKQATAKLDNLYGLALNAGVENYNGKKYDEALNAYKMAQQIRPQDTTAYLYAAYAAEAKEDFAAAKQTYAQLQGMNYKSPQMYGRMLQIARQEKNEQEAMKVVEQALKAYPNNKSFMLEELNMYLSAGRGKEAIAKIENAIAADPKNSNLYAVLGSIYDQDKQPEKALAAYRKAVENDPNNFDANFNLGVYNYNKAAELYTRASKMDLATYQKSGKKFETEGKKFFTDSVPYFEKALTIQPDDRATISSLGKVYAKLGRTSDAEKMNAKLDGLKK; from the coding sequence ATGAAGAAGATTATCCTGACCCTTGTTGCAGCAGCAGCTTTAACTTCCGCTTCAGCTCAGAATTCGGCGGTCACCAACGCCATTTTGAACCAAAAGCAAGGCTTGCTCGACAAAGCTCGCACCGAGATTGACAAAGCCATTACCAACGAGAAGACCTCCACGAAAGCCAAAACTTGGTATACGCGGGGCGAAATCTACGATGCCATGACTAGCAACCCGATTTATGGCAAGTCATTGCAGCCCGGGGAAGGCACCAAGGTAGCGTACGATTCCTATAAGAAAGCCATCGAGCTTGACGGGAAAGATGGTGAGTTCGGTAAGCAAGCCACTGCCAAGCTCGACAACTTGTATGGGTTGGCCCTTAATGCAGGTGTAGAAAACTACAACGGCAAAAAGTACGACGAAGCGCTGAATGCTTACAAAATGGCGCAGCAAATCCGTCCGCAAGATACGACGGCCTACCTGTACGCGGCATATGCGGCGGAAGCCAAAGAGGATTTTGCTGCTGCCAAGCAGACGTATGCTCAGTTGCAGGGCATGAACTACAAGTCGCCCCAGATGTACGGGCGGATGTTGCAGATAGCGCGCCAAGAGAAAAACGAGCAGGAAGCCATGAAAGTGGTCGAGCAAGCATTGAAAGCATATCCCAACAACAAAAGCTTTATGCTGGAGGAGTTGAATATGTATCTGAGCGCTGGCCGTGGTAAAGAAGCTATTGCCAAGATTGAAAATGCTATTGCTGCTGACCCCAAGAACTCCAACCTGTATGCTGTGCTCGGTTCGATCTACGACCAAGACAAGCAGCCCGAAAAAGCATTGGCAGCATACCGCAAGGCCGTAGAAAACGACCCGAACAATTTCGACGCCAACTTCAACCTTGGTGTATACAATTACAACAAGGCGGCTGAACTGTATACTAGAGCCAGTAAGATGGATTTGGCAACGTATCAGAAGAGCGGTAAGAAGTTTGAAACGGAGGGGAAAAAGTTCTTCACTGATTCTGTGCCATACTTCGAGAAAGCACTGACTATTCAGCCTGATGACCGCGCAACCATTTCGTCACTTGGCAAAGTATACGCCAAACTCGGTCGCACATCAGATGCCGAGAAGATGAATGCTAAGCTCGACGGTTTGAAGAAGTAA
- the hisIE gene encoding bifunctional phosphoribosyl-AMP cyclohydrolase/phosphoribosyl-ATP diphosphatase HisIE — MNMDFAKMPDGLVPVIVQDAQTGQVLMLGYQNEEALNKTKQEGRVTFFSRSKQRLWTKGETSGNYLTVVSMHPDCDQDALLILATPDGPTCHRGTTSCFEQPKQSAYPAPAVSFVAELERLVQRRYHFPDEEPKSYTASLFRKGMPKMAQKVGEEAVETVIDAVAGNREGLKGEAADLLYHLLVLLTASGLSLEDIVEVLRQRHSTISQGVRREE; from the coding sequence ATGAATATGGATTTCGCCAAAATGCCCGACGGTCTCGTGCCGGTTATTGTTCAGGATGCGCAAACCGGACAAGTGCTGATGCTAGGTTATCAGAATGAGGAAGCACTTAACAAAACCAAGCAGGAGGGGCGGGTCACGTTCTTTTCTCGCTCCAAGCAACGGCTCTGGACCAAAGGCGAAACCAGCGGCAACTACCTCACAGTAGTCAGCATGCACCCCGACTGCGACCAGGATGCCCTGCTGATCTTGGCCACCCCCGACGGCCCTACCTGCCACCGGGGCACGACTAGCTGCTTCGAGCAGCCCAAGCAGTCGGCATATCCGGCGCCGGCCGTGAGCTTCGTGGCGGAGCTGGAGCGGCTGGTGCAACGGCGGTATCACTTCCCTGATGAAGAACCGAAGTCGTATACGGCCTCCTTGTTTCGGAAGGGCATGCCCAAAATGGCCCAAAAAGTAGGAGAGGAGGCGGTGGAAACTGTTATTGACGCGGTAGCTGGCAATCGAGAAGGCCTTAAGGGCGAAGCAGCAGATTTATTGTACCATTTGTTGGTGTTGCTCACCGCGTCGGGTTTGTCTCTGGAAGATATTGTCGAGGTGTTGCGTCAGCGACACAGCACCATTTCGCAAGGCGTGCGCCGCGAAGAGTAG
- the hisA gene encoding 1-(5-phosphoribosyl)-5-[(5-phosphoribosylamino)methylideneamino]imidazole-4-carboxamide isomerase has protein sequence MEIIPAIDLINGQCVRLTEGDFAQQTTYDSDPVTVAQRFEQQGVKRLHLVDLDGARAKQPVNLPVLERIARSTSLVIDYGGGLQSEEAIRLAFDAGAAQVTAGSIAVREPELVGGWLQSFGADKIIVGADFRDNHISINAWAEQSERTLQEFLEGYLGAGATTFICTDVSKDGKLQGPALATYRTLREVLPAAQLIASGGVTTIADVAALAEIGMHGAIIGKAIYEGTITLAELQPWL, from the coding sequence ATGGAAATAATTCCCGCCATCGACCTCATCAACGGGCAGTGCGTCCGTCTGACGGAAGGCGACTTCGCCCAGCAAACCACTTACGATTCCGATCCGGTTACGGTGGCCCAGCGTTTCGAGCAGCAGGGAGTGAAGCGGCTGCATCTGGTGGATCTAGATGGGGCCCGGGCCAAGCAGCCGGTGAATCTGCCGGTTCTGGAGCGTATTGCCCGTAGTACGTCGCTGGTTATTGACTACGGCGGGGGCCTACAGAGCGAAGAGGCTATTCGACTAGCGTTTGATGCCGGCGCCGCGCAGGTAACGGCTGGCAGCATTGCCGTGCGGGAGCCCGAACTAGTAGGAGGGTGGCTCCAGTCGTTTGGAGCCGATAAGATCATTGTCGGGGCAGACTTCCGCGACAATCATATTTCCATTAATGCGTGGGCCGAGCAAAGCGAACGGACGCTACAGGAGTTTCTGGAAGGGTACCTGGGTGCGGGTGCTACCACTTTCATCTGTACCGATGTGAGCAAGGATGGTAAGCTGCAAGGCCCGGCCCTGGCTACCTACCGTACGCTGCGCGAGGTGCTGCCAGCTGCCCAACTCATTGCTAGTGGCGGTGTCACGACCATTGCGGATGTGGCCGCGCTAGCAGAAATCGGGATGCACGGTGCCATTATTGGTAAGGCTATCTACGAAGGAACTATCACGCTGGCCGAACTGCAGCCGTGGCTGTAA
- the hisH gene encoding imidazole glycerol phosphate synthase subunit HisH, protein MEIAVIDYKGGNVQSVLFALDRLGVQATLTANHDAIRRADKILFPGEGEAASAMEELRAQGLDQLLPTLTQPFLGICLGMQLLGQHSEENNADLLGILPFDVVRFPASPDHKVPHMGWNTLQQLRSPLFAGLQEQDYVYFVHSYYAPVGNYTIAEATYPAPFSAAVQHKNFYAVQFHTEKSGPVGTRILENFLKM, encoded by the coding sequence ATGGAAATAGCAGTAATTGATTACAAAGGCGGTAATGTGCAGTCAGTACTTTTCGCCCTCGACCGGTTAGGGGTGCAGGCTACTCTAACGGCCAACCACGACGCCATTCGGCGCGCCGATAAGATCTTGTTCCCAGGTGAAGGGGAAGCGGCTTCCGCAATGGAAGAACTGCGGGCCCAAGGCCTCGATCAGTTACTACCTACGCTCACGCAGCCCTTCTTGGGTATCTGTTTAGGTATGCAGCTACTGGGGCAGCACAGCGAGGAGAATAACGCCGATCTGCTTGGGATCTTACCTTTCGATGTGGTGCGCTTTCCTGCTAGCCCAGACCACAAGGTTCCGCACATGGGGTGGAACACGTTGCAACAGCTACGGTCGCCGCTCTTTGCTGGCTTGCAGGAACAAGATTACGTGTACTTCGTGCACAGCTATTATGCGCCCGTTGGAAACTACACGATTGCGGAAGCCACATATCCCGCGCCCTTCAGTGCTGCCGTTCAGCACAAGAATTTCTACGCCGTGCAGTTCCATACTGAAAAGAGCGGCCCAGTGGGTACCCGTATCCTAGAAAACTTTTTGAAGATGTGA
- the hisF gene encoding imidazole glycerol phosphate synthase subunit HisF, producing the protein MLTKRIIPCLDVKDGRTVKGVRFEGLRDAGDPVALASRYAREGADELVFLDITATNQKRATLVALVRDVARELDIPFTVGGGIGTVKDVEALLLNGADKVSINSAAIARPELIDELARRFGSQCIVVAADARYHEPEGWQIYTRAGTHNTGLDAVQWCREAADRGAGEILLTSMSNDGCKEGFALDITGAVSRAVSVPVVASGGAGSKQDFTNVFQQAHADAGLAASIFHFGEIGIRELKEHLRQDGIPVRL; encoded by the coding sequence ATGCTGACCAAACGTATTATTCCCTGCCTCGACGTCAAAGATGGCCGCACCGTGAAAGGGGTCCGCTTTGAAGGCTTGCGTGACGCCGGCGACCCGGTGGCCCTGGCTTCCCGCTATGCCCGCGAAGGAGCCGATGAACTGGTATTTCTCGACATTACGGCCACCAATCAGAAGCGGGCTACGCTGGTGGCGCTGGTGCGGGATGTGGCCCGGGAACTGGATATTCCTTTCACGGTGGGTGGGGGTATCGGGACGGTGAAAGACGTGGAGGCCTTGCTGCTGAACGGGGCCGATAAGGTCAGCATCAATTCGGCCGCTATAGCCCGGCCCGAGCTTATTGATGAGCTGGCGCGCCGGTTCGGGTCCCAATGCATTGTGGTAGCCGCTGATGCCCGGTACCATGAGCCCGAAGGCTGGCAGATTTATACCCGGGCTGGCACCCACAATACGGGCCTCGATGCGGTGCAATGGTGCCGGGAAGCCGCTGACCGCGGCGCGGGGGAAATTTTGCTGACCAGCATGAGCAACGACGGCTGCAAAGAAGGCTTCGCGCTTGATATTACGGGGGCCGTCAGCCGGGCTGTTTCTGTACCCGTAGTGGCGTCGGGAGGAGCGGGGTCCAAGCAGGACTTCACCAATGTGTTTCAGCAAGCCCACGCCGATGCGGGGTTGGCGGCCAGTATCTTTCACTTCGGCGAAATCGGTATCCGCGAACTAAAAGAGCACCTTCGCCAGGACGGTATCCCTGTCCGTCTTTAG
- the gyrA gene encoding DNA gyrase subunit A, with translation MAEGEKIIPINIEDEMRGAYIDYSMSVIISRALPDVRDGLKPVHRRVLYGMSELGVSYNKSYKKSARIVGEVLGKYHPHGDSSVYDTMVRMAQDWSLRYPLVDGQGNFGSVDGDSPAAMRYTEARLKRLADEMLGDLDKETVDFQPNFDDSLEEPSVMPSKFPNLLVNGTTGIAVGMATNMPPHNMTEVVNGIVAYLDNSEVTVAELMEHITAPDFPTGGTIYGYEGVKQAFETGRGRVVVRAKAHVETMDSGKEQIVVTEIPYMVNKASMIEKTAALINEKRIEGIADLRDESDRDGMRIVYVLKRDAMPNVVLNQLYRYTQLQSSFGVNNVCLVKGRPMTLNLKELIHYFVEHRADVVVRRTRYELAEAQKRAHILEGLLIALDHLDEVIALIRGSRDGEVARAQLIERFSLSEIQARAILDMRLQRLTGLERDKIVQEYDELMKLVDYLKSVLASDELQRKIIRDEMLDIRERYGDKRRTMIEYAGGDFSMEDMIADESMVITISNDGYIKRTALAEYRTQGRGGVGARGAGSKQDDFTEHLFVATTHEYLLFFTELGRVFWLKVYEVPEAGKAAKGRPIQNLIEIPREDSVRSVLNVRGLRDPDYLENTYLMFCTEQGTVKKTPLEAYSRPRTAGINAITINEGDRLLDVQLTSGKSEVVVALRSGRAVRFPEEKVRSMGRTAAGVRGITLSDENDRVVGMVCIANDSQEELLVVSENGYGKRSPLEEYRITNRGGKGVRAMKITDKTGALVTIKAVSDTDDLMIINKSGITLRMSVAKELRSIGRATQGVRLIRLSNGDAISSVAKVAAEDEKELADELAVDGTIVANGEGSSAVEALPDAADLDSLTDPDTLSDN, from the coding sequence ATGGCGGAAGGCGAAAAGATCATTCCGATCAACATCGAAGACGAGATGCGCGGCGCCTACATCGATTACTCGATGTCGGTTATCATCTCCCGGGCATTGCCCGACGTACGCGACGGCCTCAAACCAGTGCACCGGCGTGTGCTCTATGGTATGAGCGAGCTGGGCGTATCCTACAACAAATCCTATAAGAAAAGCGCCCGTATCGTGGGCGAGGTACTCGGTAAGTATCACCCCCACGGTGACTCCTCCGTGTACGACACCATGGTGCGCATGGCCCAAGATTGGAGCCTGCGCTACCCGCTCGTGGACGGCCAGGGTAACTTCGGCTCCGTCGACGGCGATTCGCCGGCAGCTATGCGTTACACCGAGGCCCGCCTCAAGCGCCTGGCCGACGAAATGCTCGGTGACTTAGACAAGGAGACGGTTGATTTTCAACCCAACTTCGATGACTCGCTGGAAGAGCCCAGCGTAATGCCCTCGAAGTTTCCTAACCTGCTGGTCAACGGTACGACGGGTATTGCCGTGGGTATGGCTACCAACATGCCACCCCACAACATGACGGAAGTCGTGAATGGCATTGTAGCCTACCTCGACAATTCCGAGGTTACCGTGGCCGAGCTGATGGAGCATATCACCGCGCCGGACTTCCCGACAGGTGGCACCATCTACGGCTACGAAGGCGTAAAGCAAGCCTTTGAAACCGGCCGCGGCCGGGTGGTAGTGCGAGCAAAAGCGCACGTAGAAACCATGGACAGCGGCAAAGAGCAGATTGTAGTCACCGAAATTCCCTACATGGTGAATAAGGCGTCGATGATCGAGAAGACGGCCGCCCTGATCAACGAGAAGCGCATCGAAGGCATTGCTGACCTGCGCGACGAGTCGGACCGAGACGGGATGCGCATTGTGTACGTGCTTAAGCGCGACGCTATGCCTAACGTGGTGCTCAACCAGCTCTATCGCTACACGCAGTTGCAATCCTCGTTCGGGGTAAACAACGTGTGTTTGGTGAAAGGGCGTCCGATGACGCTTAACCTCAAGGAGCTGATCCATTACTTCGTTGAGCACCGTGCCGACGTAGTAGTACGCCGTACCCGTTACGAACTGGCCGAAGCCCAGAAGCGGGCCCACATCTTGGAGGGTCTGCTTATCGCGCTTGACCACCTAGACGAGGTAATTGCGCTGATCCGCGGGTCCCGCGACGGCGAAGTAGCCCGTGCCCAACTCATCGAGCGGTTCTCGCTAAGTGAGATACAGGCCCGTGCTATCCTGGATATGCGTCTGCAGCGCCTCACGGGCCTGGAGCGCGACAAGATTGTGCAGGAGTACGACGAGCTTATGAAGCTTGTTGATTATCTGAAGTCGGTATTGGCCTCGGATGAGTTGCAGCGCAAGATCATCCGCGACGAGATGCTCGACATCCGGGAGCGGTATGGCGACAAGCGTCGGACCATGATTGAGTACGCCGGTGGCGACTTCTCCATGGAAGACATGATAGCCGACGAGAGCATGGTGATAACCATCTCCAATGACGGCTATATCAAGCGTACGGCGCTGGCGGAATACCGCACGCAGGGTCGGGGAGGAGTAGGGGCCCGGGGCGCCGGTTCCAAGCAGGACGACTTTACGGAGCACCTGTTTGTAGCCACCACCCACGAGTACTTGTTGTTCTTCACCGAACTTGGGCGGGTGTTTTGGTTGAAAGTGTACGAAGTACCGGAAGCCGGGAAAGCCGCTAAAGGCCGTCCGATTCAAAACCTCATCGAGATTCCACGTGAAGACAGTGTGCGTTCCGTGCTCAACGTGCGGGGCCTGCGCGACCCAGATTACCTGGAGAACACCTACCTGATGTTCTGCACCGAGCAGGGCACCGTCAAGAAAACGCCGCTTGAAGCGTATTCGCGTCCCCGGACGGCCGGTATCAACGCTATTACCATCAACGAAGGCGACCGTCTGCTTGACGTGCAGTTGACCAGCGGTAAGTCGGAGGTAGTGGTAGCGCTCCGCTCCGGTCGGGCTGTTCGTTTCCCCGAAGAGAAAGTGCGCTCCATGGGCCGCACGGCCGCCGGGGTACGGGGCATCACGCTCTCCGATGAAAACGACCGGGTAGTAGGGATGGTTTGCATTGCCAACGATAGCCAGGAAGAACTGCTAGTGGTTTCCGAGAACGGTTATGGTAAGCGTAGTCCGCTCGAAGAATACCGCATTACCAACCGCGGGGGTAAAGGTGTTCGGGCTATGAAGATCACCGACAAAACCGGCGCCTTGGTGACCATCAAGGCAGTTTCTGACACCGATGATTTGATGATTATCAACAAGTCGGGCATTACGCTGCGGATGAGCGTGGCGAAAGAGCTGCGTTCCATTGGTCGGGCCACCCAAGGTGTCCGCTTGATTCGCTTGAGTAATGGTGATGCTATTTCGTCGGTAGCCAAGGTAGCTGCCGAAGACGAAAAAGAACTAGCGGACGAGCTAGCCGTGGATGGCACTATCGTTGCTAACGGCGAAGGTAGCTCCGCTGTCGAGGCGTTGCCAGACGCTGCGGACTTAGATTCTCTCACTGATCCGGACACGCTTAGCGACAATTAA
- the hisB gene encoding bifunctional histidinol-phosphatase/imidazoleglycerol-phosphate dehydratase HisB translates to MKKVLFIDRDGTILIEPPIDFQIDALTREKFQFVPGAITGLARIARELDYELVLVSNQDGLGTESFPEDTFWPAHTMMLDILRSEGVEFVHEHIDRSFPHENLATRKPGVGMLQHYMGEASGYDLANSFVIGDRLTDVELAQNIGCQSILIRNDPDERASLTTTSWETIYQFLRLPVRTAVVQRDTNETKIHIELNLDGNGRPQMHTGLGFFDHMLDQLSKHSGVDMKIQVQGDLHIDEHHTIEDTAIALGEAFTQALGDKRGLARYGFLLPMDDVLAQAAIDFSGRPWLMWEADFKRERIGDMPTEMFYHFFKSFSDAARCNLNIKAEGTNEHHKIEAIFKAVAKAMKMALVRDAGKMEIPSTKGIL, encoded by the coding sequence ATGAAAAAAGTTCTCTTCATCGACCGCGACGGCACCATTCTGATTGAGCCCCCCATCGACTTTCAGATTGACGCCCTGACCCGGGAGAAGTTTCAGTTTGTACCAGGCGCCATTACCGGCCTCGCGCGCATTGCCCGGGAACTCGACTACGAACTAGTACTGGTTAGCAACCAAGATGGGCTGGGTACGGAAAGCTTTCCGGAAGATACCTTCTGGCCAGCCCATACCATGATGCTCGATATTCTGCGCTCGGAAGGGGTGGAGTTCGTGCATGAGCACATTGACCGTAGTTTCCCCCACGAAAACTTGGCTACGCGTAAGCCCGGTGTTGGCATGTTACAACATTATATGGGAGAGGCTAGCGGTTACGATTTGGCTAATTCTTTTGTCATTGGGGATCGGCTCACAGATGTAGAGTTGGCACAAAACATAGGATGCCAGTCTATTCTTATTAGGAATGACCCTGACGAACGGGCTAGTTTGACGACAACCAGCTGGGAAACTATATACCAATTCCTGCGGCTGCCTGTTCGCACCGCTGTAGTACAACGCGACACCAACGAAACCAAGATTCACATCGAGTTGAATCTGGACGGTAATGGCCGGCCGCAGATGCACACGGGACTAGGCTTTTTTGATCATATGCTTGATCAGCTTAGCAAGCATTCGGGGGTCGACATGAAGATTCAAGTGCAGGGCGACCTTCACATTGACGAGCACCATACAATAGAGGACACAGCCATTGCCTTGGGGGAAGCCTTCACCCAGGCGCTCGGCGACAAGCGAGGGTTGGCTCGTTATGGATTTCTACTACCCATGGATGATGTGCTGGCCCAAGCAGCAATCGATTTCTCGGGCCGGCCGTGGCTGATGTGGGAAGCAGATTTCAAGCGGGAGAGAATAGGGGATATGCCCACCGAAATGTTTTACCATTTCTTTAAAAGCTTCTCTGATGCGGCGCGTTGCAATCTGAACATCAAAGCCGAGGGCACCAATGAGCACCATAAGATTGAAGCCATTTTTAAAGCGGTAGCTAAAGCCATGAAGATGGCACTGGTGCGGGATGCCGGGAAGATGGAAATTCCCAGCACCAAAGGCATTTTGTAG